From Mycolicibacterium nivoides, a single genomic window includes:
- a CDS encoding L,D-transpeptidase encodes MRAVVQGVLVVVVVAMTFFSGGTNSVDTAAVSMPLTSTIESIAPAGGAVVGVGHPVVVTFKNPVSNRPVVERALGMKSTPARTGTYEWLDANTVSWTPAQFWPAHSTMTLSVGGLRTEFQTGPAVIGVADISDHTFTVTIDGLGEDPPIALPAPHHLPHAGEPGVLLASMGRPDYPTPVGTYTVLGKDRTVKMDSSSVGIPVDAPDGYLLDVDYAVRFTHRGLFVHSAPWAVPSMGLDNTSHGCISLIPAAAEWYFNTVNIGDPVIVQE; translated from the coding sequence ATGCGCGCGGTTGTTCAGGGTGTTCTCGTTGTGGTCGTGGTTGCCATGACCTTCTTTTCCGGCGGTACGAATAGCGTCGACACGGCCGCGGTCAGCATGCCGTTGACGTCGACGATCGAATCGATCGCGCCCGCCGGAGGTGCCGTCGTCGGTGTGGGCCATCCGGTGGTGGTGACGTTCAAGAATCCGGTCTCGAACCGGCCTGTCGTCGAACGCGCCCTCGGGATGAAGTCGACGCCGGCACGCACGGGTACGTACGAGTGGCTCGACGCAAACACCGTGTCCTGGACCCCGGCTCAGTTCTGGCCGGCGCACAGCACGATGACGCTGTCGGTTGGTGGTTTGCGGACGGAATTCCAAACCGGCCCAGCCGTTATCGGTGTCGCCGACATATCCGACCACACCTTCACCGTGACCATCGACGGGTTGGGTGAAGACCCGCCGATCGCTCTGCCGGCGCCGCATCATCTGCCGCACGCCGGTGAACCGGGTGTGCTGCTGGCCTCCATGGGGCGTCCGGATTACCCGACCCCGGTCGGTACCTACACCGTGTTGGGGAAAGACCGCACGGTGAAGATGGATTCGAGCAGCGTCGGCATTCCCGTCGACGCCCCTGACGGCTATCTCCTCGATGTGGACTATGCGGTTCGCTTCACCCACCGTGGCCTGTTCGTGCATTCCGCGCCGTGGGCTGTCCCGTCGATGGGGCTGGACAACACCAGCCACGGCTGCATCAGCCTGATCCCGGCGGCCGCCGAGTGGTACTTCAACACGGTCAACATCGGCGACCCGGTGATCGTGCAGGAGTAG
- a CDS encoding sensor histidine kinase: MIRTSRTSIESWPLRWKVAATLVLPILLAATFGAVRIYNELSAASRLNLASDNAVIVVPAVELVDRLDGLAYAAASGAPLDEPLAQFDESAKALDSLITSAEFDPAVAAQLTTASSTAKTLRDDITSGPLPQRVIADRASTVASGVVSAIATTTKTVDDRTVRPLADQLVDALAAQRALTTQRVLIAAPDFADSDELRTETADAAGAEAAAIDRLNRLTPTDDVAALSKESDVRRDSYTQPSGDSVQTPAFTDAMRTSVEQYRAMTQRLSSDLDGTLHHRANALRSDALRDTAIILGAVLAALVFALAVGRSLIRSIGRLRQGALQVAQVELPEEIERLSKGGGMPEIHTLPFRTNEEVGQLARAIDDIHSQAVRLASEHGVRLQIGDMFETLSRRSRSLVEEQLALIETLELDEEDPVRLDHLFRLDHLATRMRRNGDNLLVLADTVERHRASAPVALPDMLRAAMSEVEEYRRVQVGHVADVSIAGSAASDIGHLIAELLDNALRYSPPDSPVMVTVGRAVDAGLLVEVADRGLGMSKEDLTAANERLALGGEVTSETAKRMGLFVVGRLARRHEATVRLRTTSALTERPGVTASVHLPGTLVSPIGMGETLDDLRTGSFSESRPRAAAAVLGARTGAGLAALPEPNGSQTTSQPERGSDTPAKATASGLPKRSPGASGVNGHPATVPAPAQAAVPEEPEPQQRGNPLSYFTSGNSDPGNSKPPSPEPAPAKKSSWVDIETESLESAPIFERMASEWLMDPTTPESRNRVWASAADAGWAAAAKAAEQEPKRHTASGLPIRERGARLVPDEARSEAQARPDGGNDPAAIRDILSRQLAGVRRGRAETDAAQSRIEGDR; encoded by the coding sequence GTGATTCGGACGTCTCGCACGTCTATCGAGAGCTGGCCGCTGCGGTGGAAGGTCGCCGCGACCCTGGTGTTGCCGATCCTGCTCGCGGCGACGTTCGGCGCGGTCCGCATCTACAACGAACTGTCGGCCGCATCGCGGTTGAACCTCGCGTCAGACAACGCCGTGATCGTCGTACCGGCGGTGGAGCTGGTCGACCGGCTCGACGGGCTGGCCTATGCCGCCGCTTCGGGCGCGCCGCTCGACGAACCGCTCGCACAGTTCGACGAGAGCGCGAAGGCCCTGGACTCGTTGATCACGTCCGCCGAGTTCGACCCGGCCGTGGCCGCACAGCTGACAACCGCATCCTCGACCGCCAAGACCTTGCGCGACGACATCACATCGGGCCCATTGCCGCAGCGGGTGATCGCCGATCGAGCATCCACCGTCGCGTCCGGTGTCGTCTCCGCGATCGCCACGACCACCAAAACCGTCGACGACCGCACCGTGCGCCCGCTCGCGGACCAACTCGTGGACGCGCTCGCGGCCCAGCGAGCGTTGACGACGCAGCGGGTACTGATCGCGGCACCCGACTTCGCCGATTCCGACGAGCTGCGTACCGAGACGGCCGACGCCGCGGGCGCGGAGGCGGCCGCCATCGATCGGCTCAACCGGCTGACGCCCACGGACGACGTCGCGGCCCTGTCCAAGGAATCCGACGTTCGACGCGACAGCTACACGCAGCCGTCCGGCGACAGCGTGCAGACGCCCGCGTTCACCGACGCGATGCGCACGAGCGTCGAGCAGTACCGCGCCATGACACAGCGCCTGTCCTCCGACCTCGACGGCACGCTGCACCATCGGGCCAACGCATTGCGGTCCGATGCTCTGCGTGACACCGCGATCATCCTCGGCGCCGTGCTGGCCGCCCTCGTCTTCGCACTCGCGGTCGGCCGCTCCCTCATCCGGTCGATCGGCCGGCTGCGCCAGGGCGCGCTGCAGGTCGCGCAGGTCGAGCTGCCCGAGGAGATCGAACGCCTCAGCAAGGGCGGCGGCATGCCGGAGATCCACACGCTGCCGTTCCGTACCAATGAAGAGGTCGGGCAGCTCGCGCGCGCGATCGACGACATCCACTCCCAGGCGGTGCGCCTGGCCAGTGAGCACGGTGTCCGTCTGCAGATCGGCGACATGTTCGAAACCCTGTCCCGCCGGAGCCGCTCACTCGTCGAAGAGCAGCTGGCACTCATCGAGACGCTCGAGCTGGACGAGGAAGATCCGGTCCGGCTCGATCACCTCTTCCGCCTCGACCACCTCGCGACGCGCATGCGCCGCAACGGCGACAACCTCCTGGTCCTCGCCGACACTGTGGAACGTCACCGCGCGTCAGCACCCGTCGCACTGCCCGACATGCTGCGTGCCGCGATGTCCGAGGTCGAGGAGTACCGCCGGGTCCAGGTCGGACACGTAGCCGACGTCTCGATCGCCGGCTCGGCCGCAAGCGATATCGGCCACCTGATCGCCGAGCTCCTCGACAACGCCCTCCGATACTCGCCGCCGGACTCGCCGGTGATGGTGACGGTCGGCCGCGCAGTCGACGCCGGCCTGCTGGTCGAGGTTGCCGACCGGGGACTCGGCATGTCCAAGGAAGACTTGACCGCCGCGAACGAACGCCTCGCGCTCGGCGGCGAGGTGACCTCCGAAACCGCCAAGCGGATGGGTCTTTTCGTGGTCGGCCGGTTGGCTCGACGCCATGAGGCCACGGTGCGGCTGCGTACCACCTCGGCGTTGACCGAGCGGCCCGGCGTGACGGCGAGCGTGCACCTTCCGGGCACGCTGGTCTCGCCCATCGGTATGGGTGAAACGCTCGACGATCTGCGGACCGGTTCGTTTTCCGAATCACGACCGCGAGCCGCCGCAGCCGTCCTCGGTGCGCGCACCGGCGCAGGTCTTGCGGCACTCCCCGAGCCGAACGGTTCGCAGACCACGTCGCAGCCGGAACGTGGATCGGACACCCCAGCGAAGGCGACCGCCAGCGGGCTGCCGAAACGATCGCCCGGTGCCAGCGGCGTCAATGGACATCCGGCGACCGTCCCGGCTCCCGCTCAGGCCGCCGTCCCCGAGGAACCCGAACCCCAGCAGCGAGGAAATCCGCTTTCCTATTTCACCTCGGGCAATTCCGACCCGGGCAATTCGAAACCGCCGAGCCCGGAACCCGCACCGGCCAAGAAATCCAGTTGGGTGGATATCGAGACGGAGAGTTTGGAGAGTGCGCCCATCTTCGAGCGGATGGCCTCGGAGTGGCTGATGGACCCGACGACGCCGGAATCCCGCAACCGCGTCTGGGCCAGCGCCGCCGACGCCGGCTGGGCCGCCGCCGCAAAGGCCGCCGAGCAGGAACCCAAGCGGCACACCGCATCCGGACTGCCGATTCGCGAACGCGGAGCGCGCTTGGTGCCGGATGAGGCAAGATCGGAAGCCCAAGCCAGGCCCGACGGCGGGAACGATCCCGCGGCGATCCGAGACATCCTCAGCCGACAGTTGGCGGGCGTACGCAGGGGCCGGGCTGAAACCGACGCAGCACAAAGCCGAATCGAAGGAGATCGATGA
- a CDS encoding DUF742 domain-containing protein: MTLSMDRPEQKQSASRARPYTLTGGRTRARVEVPIEAPVEALLSAGELDCAPGDIPAVIVRLCGSRPSIAEISAHAGLPIGVTRVLVSDLVDSGHLRVHATLTDRSTVAERRLLIERTLSGLRAL; this comes from the coding sequence ATGACCCTGAGTATGGACAGGCCTGAGCAGAAACAGTCCGCCAGTCGCGCGCGGCCATACACCCTGACCGGCGGGCGGACCCGCGCACGGGTCGAGGTGCCGATCGAAGCTCCGGTGGAGGCCCTGCTGTCAGCCGGTGAGCTCGACTGCGCGCCAGGCGATATCCCCGCCGTCATCGTTCGGCTGTGCGGCAGCCGACCGTCCATCGCCGAGATCTCGGCGCATGCCGGTCTGCCCATCGGGGTGACCCGGGTGCTGGTGAGCGACCTGGTGGACAGCGGCCACCTTCGTGTTCACGCCACCCTGACCGACCGCTCGACCGTTGCAGAACGGCGCCTACTGATCGAAAGGACCCTCAGTGGATTACGCGCACTCTGA
- a CDS encoding GTP-binding protein encodes MDYAHSDSGPTVSSTKIVIAGGFGVGKTTFVGAVSEIVPLRTEALVTNASQGHDDLEAIPGKETTTVAMDFGRITIADDLVLYLFGTPGQRRFWFMWDDLVHGAIGAVVLVDTRRLEDSFAAVDFFEARSLPFLIAVNEFDDSPTHSIEELREAMSVSPNVPIINVDARDRDSAKNALIAITSFALERLPSTAF; translated from the coding sequence GTGGATTACGCGCACTCTGACTCCGGCCCCACGGTGTCGTCGACGAAGATCGTGATAGCCGGCGGCTTCGGCGTCGGCAAGACCACGTTCGTCGGCGCCGTGTCGGAGATCGTGCCGTTGCGCACCGAGGCCCTCGTCACGAACGCGTCGCAGGGCCATGACGACCTGGAGGCGATCCCCGGCAAGGAGACCACCACGGTCGCCATGGATTTCGGCCGTATCACGATCGCGGACGACCTCGTGCTGTACCTGTTCGGGACACCCGGGCAACGGCGGTTCTGGTTCATGTGGGACGACCTGGTCCACGGCGCCATCGGCGCGGTGGTGCTCGTCGACACCCGCAGGCTCGAGGACAGCTTCGCGGCCGTCGACTTCTTCGAGGCCCGCAGCCTGCCGTTCCTGATCGCCGTCAACGAGTTCGACGACTCCCCGACCCACAGCATCGAAGAGCTGCGCGAAGCGATGTCGGTGTCCCCCAACGTCCCGATCATCAACGTCGATGCACGGGACCGTGATTCGGCGAAGAACGCGTTGATCGCCATCACCTCGTTCGCGCTGGAACGCCTTCCGTCGACAGCCTTCTAG
- a CDS encoding SDR family oxidoreductase has product MTQVTVITGGAGGMGLATAKVVGRDRAVVLCDVRQDRLDDAATALGDLGIPATIANADVTDRDAVDRLFETAAGLGTVSAVVHAAGVSPSMGDAEYVMRTNALGTLHVNESFFASAPEGAAIVNVASMAAHLLPEEVIPAQQFPLALQDQDRFLGEMLAACGMAPEDMRSGFSYAISKAFVKWYSWSQAERFNGRGLRIVSVSPGSIDTEMGRLEEQAGAGAMVADAAVPRWGKPEEMADLLAYCVSERAGYLTGTDILNDGGVVASMRERARLAAAGS; this is encoded by the coding sequence ATGACACAGGTGACGGTGATCACTGGCGGCGCGGGTGGCATGGGTCTGGCGACGGCCAAGGTGGTAGGCCGCGACCGGGCGGTTGTGCTGTGCGATGTACGGCAGGATCGCCTCGACGACGCGGCTACCGCCCTGGGTGACCTGGGTATCCCGGCCACCATCGCCAACGCCGACGTCACCGATCGCGACGCCGTCGACCGGTTGTTCGAGACCGCGGCCGGGCTCGGCACCGTCAGCGCCGTCGTTCACGCGGCCGGGGTCAGTCCCAGCATGGGCGACGCCGAGTACGTCATGAGAACCAATGCGCTGGGCACGCTGCATGTCAACGAGTCCTTCTTCGCGTCCGCGCCCGAGGGCGCGGCGATCGTCAACGTGGCGTCGATGGCGGCACACCTGTTGCCCGAGGAAGTCATTCCCGCTCAGCAGTTTCCGCTGGCACTGCAGGATCAGGACCGATTCCTCGGCGAAATGCTGGCGGCGTGCGGCATGGCTCCGGAAGACATGAGATCGGGGTTTTCCTACGCCATCAGCAAGGCCTTCGTGAAGTGGTACAGCTGGTCGCAGGCCGAGCGATTCAATGGTCGCGGCCTCCGCATCGTGTCGGTTTCCCCGGGCTCCATCGATACCGAGATGGGCCGGCTGGAGGAGCAGGCCGGGGCAGGAGCGATGGTCGCCGATGCCGCGGTGCCGCGGTGGGGCAAGCCAGAGGAGATGGCGGACCTGCTGGCCTACTGCGTGAGTGAGCGGGCCGGTTACCTCACCGGCACGGACATCCTCAACGACGGCGGAGTCGTCGCCTCGATGCGGGAACGCGCGCGCTTGGCCGCTGCCGGCAGTTAG
- a CDS encoding roadblock/LC7 domain-containing protein: protein MNTGTQPHDRSAGSAATPSGTSGTLDWFVSNFVRDVPGVSHAILVSADGLLMASNSHLPADRAEQLAAVTSGLASLSAGAARLFEAGNVRQSIVEMDDGFLLLMGVGNGSYLATLASISCDIGQVGYEMALLVDRVGKTVEATPRATHGAR from the coding sequence ATGAACACCGGCACGCAACCACATGACCGGTCCGCGGGCTCTGCTGCAACGCCGTCAGGGACCTCCGGAACCCTCGACTGGTTCGTGTCCAACTTCGTGCGTGACGTACCGGGTGTGTCACACGCGATTCTGGTGTCGGCCGACGGTCTGCTGATGGCTTCGAACTCCCACCTCCCGGCCGATCGTGCCGAGCAATTGGCCGCTGTCACATCCGGATTGGCGAGCTTGTCGGCCGGTGCGGCCCGGCTGTTCGAGGCCGGGAACGTGCGCCAGTCGATCGTCGAGATGGACGACGGGTTCCTGCTGTTGATGGGCGTCGGCAACGGCTCGTATCTGGCCACCCTGGCGTCGATCTCGTGCGACATCGGGCAGGTCGGGTACGAGATGGCGCTGCTCGTCGACCGGGTCGGCAAGACCGTCGAGGCGACACCGCGCGCCACACATGGGGCTCGATGA
- a CDS encoding DUF732 domain-containing protein, which translates to MTCPYCGSPLDDSDTCSRCGQVRSRSTGWRPDPTARHEGRYFVTGHPTNRVRDGRTVSTDPAGGRMLPDYLELKTAGIRSTWLGTTAAAVIIVMTAAVVWVLLVAGRRPPPPPEAGYLAALRDAGLSDQFNSDANAVAHGRQVCRRLEDGEPQQGLLADKIAVDTFCPHFSKGFRVLEKATVNGTFVLSDNAGVEGITSDGTTCQGANGYSDVNSGTLVTVKNGKGAVLASTTLGPGKSGESNCTFSFTVSLTEGEDRYVLSVGRRGEFSYSFEQLVAKGILMQLGH; encoded by the coding sequence ATGACCTGCCCGTATTGCGGATCGCCACTCGATGACAGCGACACCTGCAGCCGCTGTGGCCAGGTCCGGTCCAGGTCGACCGGCTGGCGCCCGGACCCCACGGCTCGCCACGAAGGTCGCTACTTCGTCACCGGACATCCCACGAATCGGGTCCGCGACGGCCGGACCGTATCGACCGACCCAGCCGGCGGCCGGATGCTGCCCGATTACCTGGAGTTGAAGACCGCGGGCATCCGGTCGACCTGGCTGGGAACCACCGCGGCGGCGGTGATCATCGTGATGACCGCCGCGGTGGTGTGGGTCCTGCTCGTGGCGGGCCGCAGGCCGCCACCCCCGCCGGAAGCCGGATACCTTGCAGCACTGCGGGATGCCGGGCTCAGCGATCAGTTCAATTCCGACGCCAATGCCGTCGCCCACGGGCGGCAGGTGTGCCGCCGGCTGGAAGACGGCGAACCGCAACAGGGCCTGCTGGCCGACAAGATCGCGGTCGACACGTTCTGCCCGCATTTCTCCAAAGGTTTCCGCGTACTCGAAAAAGCTACGGTGAATGGCACTTTCGTCCTCTCCGACAACGCCGGCGTGGAGGGCATCACCTCCGACGGAACAACATGCCAGGGCGCCAACGGATACTCCGATGTCAATTCCGGCACCCTCGTCACCGTCAAGAACGGCAAGGGCGCTGTCCTGGCGAGCACCACCCTGGGACCGGGCAAGAGCGGCGAATCCAACTGCACGTTCTCCTTCACCGTGTCACTGACCGAAGGCGAGGACCGCTACGTTCTGTCCGTCGGACGTCGTGGCGAATTCAGCTACAGCTTCGAACAGCTTGTAGCCAAAGGGATCCTCATGCAGCTCGGCCATTGA
- a CDS encoding 1,4-beta-xylanase — protein MGRRAAFKLSLLMTAGLSVTRAPGAHAQIDGHGSRWSPERAQRWYAAQGWLVGANFIPSNAGNQLEMFQPETYDPQRIDNELRIARLAGFNTVRVFLHDQLWAQGRSGFQNRLAQFVALASSHGIKPLFVLFDSCWDPFPRLGRQRRPRPGIHNSVWVQSPGAQNLDDHRYRRMLREYVVGVISQFRHDDRVLGWDLWNEPDNPAANYREVERQDKVGLIEKLLPEVFGWARSVDPVQPLTSGVWDGAWADPLQRSAMATIQLDLSDVLTFHSYDDPAGFEARIGELAPMGRPILCTEYLARGEGSTVEGVLPIAKRHNVGAYSWGLVAGKTQTYLPWDSWDHPYKTPPPVWFHDLFHADGRPYRDGEIRTIRKLTGRPYP, from the coding sequence ATGGGCCGTCGTGCCGCGTTCAAGCTCTCGCTGCTCATGACCGCAGGGTTGTCGGTGACCAGGGCGCCGGGGGCCCATGCGCAGATCGACGGGCACGGGTCCCGCTGGTCACCTGAGCGGGCGCAACGCTGGTACGCCGCGCAGGGCTGGCTGGTCGGCGCCAATTTCATTCCGTCCAACGCGGGCAATCAGCTCGAGATGTTCCAGCCGGAAACCTATGACCCGCAGCGGATCGACAATGAGCTGCGCATCGCCAGGCTGGCCGGGTTCAACACGGTGCGGGTGTTCCTGCATGACCAGCTGTGGGCCCAGGGCCGCTCGGGCTTTCAGAACCGACTGGCCCAGTTCGTTGCTCTGGCATCCAGCCACGGCATCAAGCCGCTGTTCGTGCTGTTCGATTCCTGCTGGGATCCGTTTCCCCGGTTGGGGCGCCAGCGCCGGCCACGGCCCGGGATCCACAACTCGGTATGGGTCCAGAGCCCGGGTGCGCAGAACCTCGACGATCACCGCTACCGGCGAATGTTGCGCGAGTACGTCGTCGGCGTGATCAGCCAGTTCCGCCATGATGATCGGGTGTTGGGGTGGGACCTGTGGAATGAACCGGACAACCCCGCGGCCAACTACCGCGAGGTGGAACGGCAGGACAAGGTCGGCCTGATCGAGAAGCTGTTGCCGGAGGTTTTCGGCTGGGCCCGTTCGGTCGACCCCGTGCAGCCGTTGACCAGCGGTGTCTGGGACGGGGCCTGGGCCGACCCGCTGCAGCGCAGCGCGATGGCGACGATCCAACTCGACCTCTCGGATGTGCTGACCTTTCACAGCTACGACGACCCGGCCGGATTCGAGGCGCGGATCGGTGAGCTGGCACCGATGGGACGTCCGATCCTGTGCACCGAATATCTGGCCCGAGGTGAGGGCAGCACGGTCGAGGGTGTGTTGCCGATCGCCAAACGGCACAACGTCGGTGCCTACAGCTGGGGCCTGGTGGCGGGTAAGACGCAGACCTATCTGCCGTGGGATTCCTGGGATCATCCGTACAAGACGCCCCCACCGGTGTGGTTCCATGACTTGTTCCATGCGGATGGACGGCCCTATCGGGACGGTGAGATCCGCACGATCCGGAAACTGACCGGGCGGCCGTATCCCTGA
- a CDS encoding alpha/beta fold hydrolase — MDTETPREGAATVNGLSRRNFGFLTAAAAGAATLAACGTSPAPSPGPPTGAPSKPSHTMNPVKQIDAGELNVGYTEAGPADGQPVILLHGWPYDIHSYADASALLADQGFRVIVPHLRGFGSTRFRSADTVRNGQQAALAHDVIALMDALNIPEAVLGGYDWGGRTANNVAALWPQRCAGLVAVSGYITVNLAANLKPLAPEAELGWWYQYYFATPRGELGYRENTKEFNRLIWTKASPLWHFDDAAYALSAAAFDNPDHVAIVVHNYRWRLSLAPGEARFDADEARLAAKPPVTVPTITIGSDFDGAAKDGAGYRALYTGPYEHRILNGIGHNVPQEAPEQFVAAITDVSRMGGR, encoded by the coding sequence ATGGACACCGAGACCCCGCGAGAAGGAGCAGCAACGGTGAATGGTTTGAGCAGAAGGAACTTCGGCTTCCTCACGGCGGCCGCCGCCGGGGCGGCCACGCTCGCCGCCTGCGGCACCTCACCCGCGCCGTCGCCGGGGCCGCCGACTGGGGCCCCATCGAAGCCGTCGCACACCATGAACCCGGTCAAGCAGATCGACGCCGGCGAACTCAACGTCGGCTACACCGAGGCCGGTCCGGCGGACGGACAGCCGGTGATCCTGCTGCACGGCTGGCCCTACGACATCCACAGCTATGCCGACGCCTCGGCTCTGCTCGCCGATCAGGGCTTCCGCGTCATCGTGCCCCACCTGCGCGGCTTCGGGTCCACCCGGTTCCGCTCCGCCGATACCGTGCGCAACGGGCAGCAGGCCGCACTGGCGCACGACGTCATCGCGCTGATGGACGCCCTGAACATCCCCGAGGCGGTGCTCGGTGGATACGACTGGGGCGGACGCACTGCCAACAACGTCGCCGCCCTGTGGCCGCAGCGCTGCGCGGGACTGGTCGCGGTCAGCGGCTACATCACCGTCAACCTGGCCGCCAACTTGAAGCCGCTGGCGCCGGAAGCCGAGTTGGGTTGGTGGTACCAGTACTACTTCGCCACCCCGCGCGGTGAACTCGGCTACCGCGAGAACACCAAGGAGTTCAACCGGTTGATCTGGACGAAGGCCTCACCGCTGTGGCACTTCGACGACGCCGCCTATGCCCTGTCCGCCGCGGCGTTCGACAACCCCGATCACGTCGCCATCGTCGTGCACAACTACCGGTGGCGGCTCAGCCTGGCCCCCGGTGAAGCCCGCTTCGACGCCGACGAGGCACGGCTGGCCGCCAAGCCGCCCGTCACCGTGCCGACCATCACGATCGGGTCCGACTTCGACGGCGCGGCCAAGGACGGCGCCGGCTACCGCGCGCTCTACACCGGGCCCTACGAACACCGCATCCTCAACGGCATCGGACACAACGTGCCCCAGGAGGCGCCCGAGCAGTTCGTCGCCGCGATCACCGACGTCAGCCGGATGGGTGGCCGCTGA
- a CDS encoding MHYT domain-containing protein, protein MNHQVHHFDMGLWLLFLAYIVSVTGSVVGLACTRCGATATSGRDRLRWLLMASIAIGGVGIWLMHFIAMLGFAIPSSMVRYNLGWTVASAVIAIAAVFVGLITIGRDFDLRRLLAGGVITGLAVAVMHYTGMWAVQMQGTMTYDTTLVVLSFVIAVVAATAALWFTLVLESRGLRFVAGLVMGVAVVGMHYTGMAAVRVNVDHTMPVPGGPEVFSFLFPVFVIGLLALGVPITAVMLAPDRDAEEAAAESRPVAATAGRHR, encoded by the coding sequence ATGAACCACCAAGTACATCACTTCGACATGGGCCTCTGGCTGCTGTTCCTGGCATACATCGTCTCGGTGACCGGCTCGGTCGTCGGCCTGGCCTGCACTCGTTGCGGCGCCACCGCAACCAGTGGACGCGACCGGCTCCGCTGGCTGCTCATGGCCTCGATCGCCATCGGCGGCGTCGGCATCTGGCTCATGCACTTCATCGCGATGCTCGGCTTCGCGATCCCCAGCAGCATGGTGCGGTACAACCTCGGCTGGACGGTCGCTTCGGCCGTGATCGCGATCGCCGCGGTGTTCGTCGGGCTGATCACCATCGGCCGGGACTTCGATCTGCGCCGGCTGCTGGCCGGCGGCGTGATCACCGGTCTGGCGGTCGCGGTGATGCACTACACCGGCATGTGGGCGGTCCAAATGCAGGGCACGATGACCTACGACACCACTCTCGTCGTCCTGTCCTTCGTGATCGCCGTGGTCGCGGCCACCGCGGCGCTGTGGTTCACGCTCGTCCTCGAATCACGCGGACTGCGTTTCGTGGCCGGCCTGGTGATGGGTGTCGCCGTCGTCGGCATGCACTACACCGGCATGGCCGCGGTGCGGGTGAATGTCGATCACACGATGCCGGTTCCCGGTGGGCCCGAAGTGTTCTCGTTTCTGTTCCCGGTCTTCGTGATCGGCCTGCTCGCACTCGGCGTCCCGATCACCGCCGTGATGCTGGCACCCGATCGCGACGCCGAGGAGGCCGCGGCCGAGTCACGCCCCGTGGCGGCGACGGCCGGGCGGCACCGCTAG
- a CDS encoding SRPBCC family protein → MPVTDVQHDLDNLTLTITAEFAAPVQRIWQVYADPRQLEKVWGPPTYPATVVDHSLTPGGRVTYFMTSPEGDKYAGYWVVTAVDEPTSFSFDDGFADQDFNPNPEMPVSKNVYTFAEHNGGTRAIYVSTYESADALQQVLDMGVVEGASSAINQIDELIA, encoded by the coding sequence ATGCCCGTTACCGATGTCCAACACGACCTCGACAATCTGACCCTGACGATCACCGCCGAATTCGCTGCGCCGGTGCAGCGCATCTGGCAGGTCTACGCCGACCCGCGTCAGCTGGAGAAGGTGTGGGGGCCACCGACCTACCCGGCGACCGTGGTCGACCACAGCCTCACTCCCGGTGGCCGCGTCACCTACTTCATGACCAGCCCGGAGGGCGACAAGTACGCGGGGTACTGGGTGGTCACGGCCGTCGATGAGCCGACGAGCTTCTCGTTCGACGACGGATTCGCCGACCAGGACTTCAACCCGAACCCGGAGATGCCGGTATCGAAGAACGTCTACACCTTCGCCGAACACAACGGTGGCACGCGTGCGATCTACGTGAGCACCTACGAGTCCGCCGATGCGCTTCAACAGGTGTTGGACATGGGCGTGGTCGAGGGTGCTTCGTCGGCGATCAACCAGATCGACGAACTGATCGCCTAG